The DNA region TCGGGGTGTCGACCACCTCCACGCCGTGATCCCGGGCGGCGGCCTGGGCGGCCTCGACGGGGTCGTAGCCGAGGACGGCGTGGCCGCCCCGACCAGGTTGGCGGCCATCGGGCCACCCATGTTGCCGAGTCCGAGGAATCCGATCTTCATCCGTTACTCCTTGTCCGTGCTTGCGGTGGTGCCGGTGAGCGACGCGGCGAGGCCGAGCTCGGCGTCACCGAGCGGGGCGAAGAACGCCGCGACGTCGTCGGGGCCCACCTCGCCGACCGATGTCGGGTGCCACTGGGGGTTGCGGTCCTTCTCGACCACCTGGGCCCGGATCCCCTCCACGAAGTCGGGGTGGGCGTGGAACCGCAGCGCGAGGCGGTACTCGGTGTCCAACGCTTCGGCGAGGTCCTTGTAGCGGGCACCCTCGCGCAGGGCGTGCAGGGTGACCGCCAGCGACGTCGGCGACTTGGCGGCGACCTTCCCGGCGGCCTTCTGTGCGTCCTCCTCCGGCCGCGCACGCAGCCGGTCCAGGATCACGGCGACGTCGTCGCCGGCGTAGGCGGCGTCGATCCAGGTGCGGGCGGCGACCAGCGACGAGGGCGGAGCCGGGTCGGAGACCGCGACCACCGCCTCCCGGGCGTCCTTGGTCGCCAATGCGTCCAGGAGTGCGGGCAACCGCTCGCTGGGCACGAAGTGGTCCGCCATCCCGATCGCGAGCGCGTCGCCGGCCTTCACCGACCCTGCGGTGAGCGCGAGGTGGGTGCCGGTCTCGCCCGGTGCTCGGGAGAGCAGCCAGGTGCCGCCGACGTCGGGCAGGAACCCGATCCCGGTCTCGGGCATGCCGATGGACGAGCGCTCGGTGACCACCCGGATGCTGCCGTGCGCGGAGAGTCCGATGCCGCCGCCGAGCACGATCCCGTCCATCACCGCGACGTACGGCTTCGGGTAGTGCTTGACCAGGTTGTTCAGCCGGTACTCGTCGGCCCAGAACTCCGCGGCCTCGGTGCCGCCGGCCTTGGCGTCGCGCCAGAGCGCGACGATGTCGCCGCCGGCGCACAGTCCCCGCTCACCGGCACCGGTGAGGACGACCGTGCGGACCTCGTCGTCGTCCGCCCACTCCTCGAGCGCGGACCGGATGATGCCGACCATCTCGTGGGTCAGCGCGTTGATCGCCTTCGGCCGGTTCAGTACGACGTACGCCGCATGCCCCTCCCGACGGATCAGCACCGGCGGCTCCACGCTGTCGACGTCGCCGTGGGGTGAACTCATGCAACCTCCCGTACCAGGGCGCGGCCCACCACGAGCCGCATGATCTCGTTCGTGCCTTCGAGGATCTGGTGCACCCGCAGGTCGCGGACCACCTTCTCCAGGCCGTACTCGCGAAGGTACCCGTAGCCGCCGTGCAGCTGCAGCGCGTCGTTGGCGACGTCGAAGCAGGTGTCGGTGACGAACCGCTTGGCCATCGCGCACAGCTTGGTGGCGTCGGGGCGGCCGGCGTCGAGCGCGGCGGCGGCGTTGTGCAGCAGCCCGCGGGAGGCCTGCAGCCCGGTCTCCATGTCGGCGAGCCGGAACTGCAGGGTGGGCTGCTCGATCAGCGCGGTGCCGAACGCCTCCCGGGTGCGCAGGTGGTCCAGGGCGGCGGTGAACGCGAACCGGGCGCCGCCCAGGGAGCAGGCGGCGATGTTGATCCGGCCGCCGTCGAGACCGGACATCGCGACCGTGAAGCCGCGACCCTCCTCACCGAGCCGCTGGTCGTCGGGGACGAAGACCCCCTCGAAGACCACCTGGCGGGTGGGCTGGGCGTTCCACCCCATCTTGTCCTCGTTGGCGCCGAAGCTCAGCCCCTCGGCGTTCTTCTCCACGATGAAGGCGCTGACGCCGCGGGCGCCGTCGTCGGAGGTGCGCGCCATCACG from Nocardioides sambongensis includes:
- a CDS encoding enoyl-CoA hydratase/isomerase family protein, with protein sequence MSSPHGDVDSVEPPVLIRREGHAAYVVLNRPKAINALTHEMVGIIRSALEEWADDDEVRTVVLTGAGERGLCAGGDIVALWRDAKAGGTEAAEFWADEYRLNNLVKHYPKPYVAVMDGIVLGGGIGLSAHGSIRVVTERSSIGMPETGIGFLPDVGGTWLLSRAPGETGTHLALTAGSVKAGDALAIGMADHFVPSERLPALLDALATKDAREAVVAVSDPAPPSSLVAARTWIDAAYAGDDVAVILDRLRARPEEDAQKAAGKVAAKSPTSLAVTLHALREGARYKDLAEALDTEYRLALRFHAHPDFVEGIRAQVVEKDRNPQWHPTSVGEVGPDDVAAFFAPLGDAELGLAASLTGTTASTDKE
- a CDS encoding acyl-CoA dehydrogenase family protein, translated to MLEDNEETRAVVQAVRKFAESELAPHAIAWDRDKHFPVDVIKRAGELGLGGIWIAEDVGGSGLTRLDGVRIFEELAHGDPSIAAYLSIHNMVTSMIDRFGSPEQRQRWVPALAGLDHLGSYCLTEPDAGSDAAALRTTARRVEGGYVLDGVKQFISGAGTSDVYIVMARTSDDGARGVSAFIVEKNAEGLSFGANEDKMGWNAQPTRQVVFEGVFVPDDQRLGEEGRGFTVAMSGLDGGRINIAACSLGGARFAFTAALDHLRTREAFGTALIEQPTLQFRLADMETGLQASRGLLHNAAAALDAGRPDATKLCAMAKRFVTDTCFDVANDALQLHGGYGYLREYGLEKVVRDLRVHQILEGTNEIMRLVVGRALVREVA